In the Pseudanabaena sp. PCC 7367 genome, one interval contains:
- a CDS encoding RecB family exonuclease: MPYHLSASKLQTYSRCPRSYHYRYEMGLPSASFFGAAGLGTALHKTLQQIYGDWHYQAPIPEYEWLESCWLKNSVALSMNQVQEGREILQTYYQQYMVAVGEINRPLALESKIQGTFLAENVEFNLTGRCDRLDWLDDGLELIDYKSAKTVNLPDPTTVDLQIGLYYLALAQRYHKSLKQLSLIFLRTGEKVIFPATAEHMQKVREAIGEIALQLRSDRQWQPCTGDHCKRCSYARYCNAVKDDPEPVPEAEIKPKRQLQLTLAL, from the coding sequence ATGCCATACCACCTATCGGCTTCCAAGCTCCAAACCTATAGCCGTTGTCCTCGGTCATACCACTATCGCTACGAGATGGGGTTACCTAGTGCCTCTTTCTTTGGTGCCGCTGGACTAGGCACAGCCTTACACAAGACCCTGCAACAGATCTATGGTGATTGGCATTATCAAGCCCCAATTCCTGAGTATGAGTGGCTAGAATCCTGCTGGCTCAAAAACTCAGTGGCATTATCAATGAACCAGGTGCAAGAAGGACGCGAGATTTTGCAAACCTATTACCAGCAATATATGGTGGCGGTGGGCGAAATTAATAGACCGCTGGCGCTGGAAAGCAAAATTCAGGGCACTTTCTTGGCGGAAAATGTGGAGTTTAATTTGACTGGAAGGTGCGATCGCCTCGATTGGCTCGATGATGGCCTGGAATTAATAGACTATAAATCTGCCAAAACAGTTAATTTGCCCGATCCCACCACGGTAGACTTGCAAATCGGCCTCTATTATCTGGCTCTGGCGCAGCGCTATCATAAAAGCCTGAAGCAACTTAGCTTGATCTTTCTGCGCACCGGCGAGAAGGTCATCTTTCCCGCCACGGCAGAACATATGCAAAAGGTACGCGAAGCGATCGGTGAAATTGCTTTGCAGCTACGGAGCGATCGGCAATGGCAGCCCTGCACCGGTGATCATTGTAAGCGGTGTAGTTATGCTCGCTATTGCAACGCGGTGAAGGATGACCCGGAACCTGTGCCGGAAGCGGAGATTAAACCAAAGCGTCAATTGCAGTTAACCCTGGCTTTATAG
- a CDS encoding CHAT domain-containing protein, with amino-acid sequence MPNLPNLITTIANWISWLIRSVAQGGHRLIRGGRQRSRRLLAFAALAITTALGSIWIARPGAAITQIHSIETNINAAELTNQQGREPHSDRKNSKDSSLAKAIDLSLLDATSSYAVFPTNPTKPTQNQVLAQLNQLAQASNAAPDSLDALNSLDSRIEAGRSLYRNGRYAEAIIKWQQALHLADRQNELVAQAMVQSNLALAYQKQGQWTQAEAAIASSLALLNYDENAIPAPANQTQQLGSFIASLQPTPTLAQALNTKASLQFARGQTRSALTTWQIATAIYQQVGNPIGEIRGRLNQAQALKALGFFRRALNELEQVKVQLQDVPSSAIAAAGWRNLGDALVATGEFEQAETALNQSLAIAQATDATDAVDTDLEVSSTFLSLGNLFWVRAQQAVVRSTSDINAALGYYEAAANAAILASDQINADLNRLHLLTATERLESAIALANELESPIANLPPSRDHIYARINYAGNLVKIADENQNNRYYLAASDILAKAIAQAKELKDQRSLAYGLGNLAHVYEQTGQLAAAKQLSEEALAIAQSIDAPDIAYRWQWQLGRILSSQGDPEAAVAAYSEAVNSLEYLRSDLVATSQGVQFSFRDSVEPVYRQLVSLLLSDQFGNGVTKQKNLLKAQAVIESLRQAELVDFFRADCVEAKPVTIAALDPNAALIYPVVLDDRLEVILRLPDQPLRHYATTVTSSRVNTMVVDLRINLLDRTAVDYLAQAQQLYDWLIRPAATEIANSKASNLIFVLDDALRNVPMAVLHDGDRYLGQDYSIAMAPGLELIESQQLDRQEIVALTAGLTEARQGFSSLPNVELELTEINSQVPSQILLNQEFTNDRLTASLQNADFPIIHLATHGEFSSKAEDTFLLTWDSRLNIEDLKQLLGSRSQSEDKAIELLILSACETAVGDRRAALGLAGMAVRAGARSTLASLWSIDDAATAQFMARLYDNLGDRNISRAKALQKAQIALINDPEYNHPFFWAPFVMVGNWL; translated from the coding sequence ATGCCCAACCTGCCCAACTTGATCACCACAATCGCTAACTGGATTAGCTGGTTAATTCGATCGGTAGCCCAAGGGGGACATCGGCTGATTAGAGGTGGCAGGCAGCGATCGCGGCGATTGCTAGCATTTGCGGCATTGGCAATTACTACCGCTTTGGGTTCTATCTGGATTGCCAGGCCAGGCGCAGCGATCACCCAAATTCATTCTATAGAAACTAATATTAATGCTGCTGAATTAACCAATCAGCAAGGTAGAGAGCCTCATAGCGATCGTAAAAATAGTAAAGATAGCAGTCTTGCAAAAGCGATCGATCTAAGCCTGCTTGATGCAACTTCAAGCTATGCAGTGTTTCCAACTAATCCAACCAAGCCAACCCAAAATCAGGTTCTGGCTCAGTTAAATCAACTAGCTCAGGCCAGTAATGCTGCACCGGACTCATTAGATGCTTTAAATTCATTAGATTCAAGAATAGAGGCGGGACGATCGCTCTATCGCAATGGTAGATACGCTGAAGCGATTATTAAATGGCAGCAGGCATTGCATCTAGCCGATCGGCAAAATGAATTGGTTGCGCAGGCAATGGTGCAAAGTAATCTCGCCCTGGCCTATCAAAAACAGGGGCAATGGACACAGGCAGAAGCAGCGATCGCTAGTAGTTTGGCGCTATTAAATTATGACGAAAATGCAATCCCAGCCCCAGCAAATCAAACCCAGCAATTAGGATCATTTATTGCCTCGCTACAACCTACACCAACCCTGGCACAAGCATTAAATACTAAAGCCAGCTTGCAATTTGCGCGGGGACAAACCCGATCGGCACTAACCACCTGGCAGATCGCCACCGCCATCTATCAGCAAGTGGGTAATCCGATCGGGGAAATTCGCGGTCGCTTGAACCAGGCTCAAGCCCTGAAGGCATTGGGATTTTTCCGGCGTGCCCTCAACGAACTAGAACAGGTTAAGGTGCAACTCCAGGATGTTCCTAGCTCGGCGATCGCGGCGGCTGGCTGGCGCAATCTGGGAGATGCTCTCGTTGCAACTGGGGAGTTTGAGCAGGCAGAAACCGCCTTGAATCAGAGTTTGGCGATCGCCCAGGCCACTGATGCAACTGATGCAGTAGATACGGATCTAGAGGTGAGTAGTACCTTTTTGAGTTTGGGTAATTTATTTTGGGTCAGGGCTCAGCAAGCAGTCGTAAGAAGCACCAGTGATATTAATGCCGCATTGGGCTATTACGAAGCAGCCGCAAATGCTGCAATATTGGCAAGCGATCAAATTAATGCCGATCTCAATCGTTTGCACTTACTTACTGCAACCGAGAGACTTGAGAGCGCAATCGCCCTTGCCAATGAATTAGAATCGCCGATCGCCAATCTGCCTCCCAGCCGTGACCATATCTATGCCAGGATTAACTATGCTGGCAACCTGGTTAAAATTGCCGACGAAAATCAAAACAATCGCTACTATCTCGCCGCGTCGGATATTCTAGCAAAAGCGATCGCCCAGGCCAAGGAACTAAAAGATCAGCGCAGTCTTGCCTATGGCTTGGGAAATCTGGCCCATGTGTATGAACAAACTGGTCAGCTAGCAGCAGCTAAGCAACTGAGCGAAGAGGCTTTGGCGATCGCCCAATCGATCGATGCCCCCGATATTGCCTATCGTTGGCAGTGGCAATTAGGCCGAATTTTGAGCAGCCAGGGAGATCCAGAAGCGGCGGTTGCGGCCTACAGCGAAGCGGTGAATAGTCTTGAGTATTTGCGCAGTGATCTGGTGGCAACCAGTCAGGGCGTGCAGTTTTCTTTTCGGGATAGTGTTGAGCCAGTCTATCGCCAGTTGGTGAGTCTGTTGCTGAGCGATCAGTTTGGCAATGGGGTAACCAAACAGAAAAACCTACTCAAGGCTCAAGCAGTGATTGAATCGTTGCGGCAAGCTGAACTGGTGGACTTTTTCCGCGCCGATTGTGTGGAGGCTAAACCGGTTACGATCGCAGCGCTAGATCCCAATGCCGCCTTGATTTATCCAGTAGTGCTAGACGATCGCCTGGAAGTGATTTTGCGATTGCCCGATCAGCCTTTACGTCACTATGCCACAACCGTTACCAGCAGCCGTGTAAATACTATGGTGGTAGACCTGCGGATTAATTTACTCGATCGCACTGCGGTAGACTATTTGGCTCAGGCACAGCAACTATACGATTGGTTAATTCGCCCTGCCGCCACGGAAATTGCCAATAGCAAGGCAAGCAATTTAATCTTTGTGCTGGATGATGCGCTGCGAAATGTGCCGATGGCCGTGTTACACGATGGCGATCGCTACCTTGGCCAGGACTATAGCATTGCGATGGCACCAGGATTGGAGCTAATTGAATCACAACAGCTCGATCGCCAGGAGATCGTTGCTCTCACCGCTGGGCTGACTGAAGCTAGGCAGGGGTTTAGTTCGCTGCCCAATGTGGAATTGGAGCTAACGGAAATAAACAGTCAGGTGCCTAGCCAGATTTTGCTCAATCAGGAATTCACCAACGATCGGCTGACTGCTTCGCTCCAAAATGCTGACTTCCCGATCATTCATCTGGCCACCCACGGTGAGTTTAGCTCCAAAGCTGAAGATACCTTCTTACTGACCTGGGATAGTCGCTTGAATATTGAAGACCTTAAGCAACTTTTGGGGAGCCGATCGCAATCGGAAGACAAGGCGATCGAGCTATTAATTTTGAGTGCCTGTGAAACAGCGGTGGGCGATCGGCGGGCGGCGTTGGGACTGGCCGGAATGGCGGTACGAGCTGGGGCAAGGAGTACGCTGGCTTCGTTGTGGTCGATCGATGATGCGGCCACCGCCCAGTTCATGGCAAGGCTCTATGATAATTTAGGCGATCGGAATATTTCCAGGGCGAAGGCATTGCAAAAGGCTCAGATCGCGCTAATTAATGATCCTGAATATAACCATCCATTCTTCTGGGCTCCGTTTGTGATGGTGGGTAACTGGCTATAG
- the rfbD gene encoding dTDP-4-dehydrorhamnose reductase — MVKILLTGTTGQVGWELQRSLLTLGQVITCDRQTLDLANPDRIRNAIKEIQPDLIINPAAYTAVDKAESEPELAMQINGIAPGIMAAEAKKLGATMIHYSTDYVFDGSKDGAYVETDPTNPLGVYGKTKLAGEAAIAQSGAAHLILRTCWVYGRIGKNFMITMLRLFRQKEELRVVADQLGTPTWSRLIAQTTAHIITQAISSSASGSPTPSLTNWFTDRGGVYHLTAAGSTSWHGFAKAIMVGDRQAEQQIIKAIQPISTSEYPTPAKRPANSQLDPTKLCDTFNINLPTWEECLAMVLAEV, encoded by the coding sequence ATGGTAAAAATTCTGCTGACGGGCACAACTGGCCAGGTGGGTTGGGAATTGCAAAGATCGTTGCTCACGCTGGGGCAGGTGATTACTTGCGATCGGCAAACTCTAGACCTAGCCAATCCTGATAGGATTCGCAATGCGATCAAAGAGATCCAACCAGATTTGATTATCAATCCCGCTGCCTATACTGCCGTGGACAAAGCCGAATCAGAACCAGAATTGGCGATGCAGATCAATGGCATTGCGCCGGGGATTATGGCGGCGGAAGCTAAAAAACTGGGTGCAACGATGATTCACTATTCCACGGATTATGTGTTTGATGGCAGTAAGGATGGCGCATATGTCGAAACCGATCCCACCAATCCCCTCGGAGTCTATGGCAAAACCAAGCTCGCCGGAGAAGCAGCGATCGCCCAGAGTGGGGCAGCCCATCTAATTCTGCGTACCTGCTGGGTCTATGGCCGGATTGGTAAGAATTTTATGATCACGATGTTGCGATTGTTCCGCCAAAAAGAAGAATTGCGCGTTGTCGCCGATCAACTCGGCACACCCACCTGGTCGCGGTTGATCGCCCAGACCACTGCCCACATTATTACCCAGGCGATTAGTAGCTCTGCTTCCGGTTCACCAACACCAAGTCTAACTAATTGGTTTACCGATCGCGGTGGGGTATATCATCTCACTGCGGCTGGCAGTACCAGTTGGCATGGGTTTGCGAAGGCGATCATGGTGGGCGATCGGCAGGCAGAACAGCAGATCATTAAAGCAATCCAGCCAATTTCCACCAGTGAATATCCTACGCCAGCAAAACGCCCTGCCAATTCCCAACTCGATCCCACCAAGCTATGCGATACGTTTAATATAAATTTGCCCACCTGGGAAGAATGCTTGGCAATGGTATTGGCGGAAGTGTAA
- the rfbC gene encoding dTDP-4-dehydrorhamnose 3,5-epimerase, translated as MEIIKTKIPDLLIIEPAVFGDDRGFFMESFNQQKLADEAGITLEFVQDNHSRSGKNVLRGLHYQIQQAQGKLVRVVIGEVLDVAVDLRKSSPTFGQWVSVILSAENKRQFWVPPGFGHGFLVRSDYADFLYKTTNYYAPQHERSLLWNDPELNIDWQLDGEPILSNKDKAGKRLKEADLFD; from the coding sequence ATGGAAATCATTAAAACTAAAATCCCTGATCTATTGATTATTGAACCTGCCGTGTTTGGTGACGATCGCGGCTTTTTCATGGAAAGCTTTAACCAGCAAAAGCTAGCCGATGAAGCAGGCATCACGCTGGAATTTGTGCAGGATAATCATTCTCGCTCCGGCAAAAATGTGTTGCGGGGGTTGCACTATCAAATCCAACAGGCTCAGGGTAAATTGGTGCGCGTGGTGATCGGAGAGGTGCTTGATGTGGCGGTGGATCTACGCAAAAGCTCACCTACCTTTGGCCAGTGGGTGAGCGTGATCTTGAGTGCTGAAAATAAACGTCAATTCTGGGTGCCGCCAGGGTTTGGGCATGGCTTCCTGGTGCGATCGGACTATGCGGATTTCCTCTATAAAACCACCAATTATTATGCCCCTCAGCATGAGCGATCGTTGCTGTGGAATGATCCTGAATTAAACATCGATTGGCAACTGGATGGTGAGCCGATTTTGTCGAACAAGGATAAGGCCGGAAAACGATTAAAAGAAGCAGACTTGTTTGATTGA
- a CDS encoding PAS domain S-box protein, producing the protein MSNQPIDYFQVFESLPSACTLVGANGQLVWLNQAAQSLCQQLKFSAEEEQSDRPASDRQADLNWLQQWLEPELEEFRASGGSSNTAAGAVVVELEKLMIVDLDQLNELNNPSSGDLNEAGELKSTANEESSHSNTDEPTVPDPESPFQNSQEQQYRHFVIKISPAKPANNAEKSIQPIAAIITIEEISDRQQNLINLRKREEHFRTIAENVADLIAVVDRSGYRIYNSPSYGKILGYSPEEIKGTWSFGRIHPDDREMVINAAKDAFASGEGQTLEYRAQHKNGTWRTLSSTSTVITNEQGEAESLVVVAHDITERKLSELALRESEERFRLISENAADLIAVIDAKGYRIYNSPSYQSVLGYAPDELKGTWAYSHIHPDDQAKVVEVAQATLRTKQGQQLQYRMQHKNGTWRILESSGSVIRNDENEVTGLVIVAHDVTDRKQAEAALQLSSMRLRRQQQALLELTKQRVRNSGDLNVNLGTITKIAAQTLEVERVSVWMYGEQASKAYCLNLYQRTSDRHSRRIEVHIADYPDCFKTTLGLGKLEAEAQTEQTKEYVTSTIVDYFFLTPTNESAGAYVPGAGASAVLDVPLRLGGQTVGVLLYEHFGPTREWALEEQNFAHSIADVVSLSIEQWERQRTERELRKSKARFKELVQREELLNRRLASQIRDSLDLDQTLSAAVVEICELLQVDLCNFFWYKPDSEPPEFELVHIATSQELPVGVDYFPLSQVPALVQKVLALDMVRTDSIEEDAELDPNSREYLLARGFTAQLLIPIKTNLGKLGVVVIAHCNGVRPWSDDELELLDTASDQLAIAINQAELYAQTRRDASKAYAQALQLETTLQDLQETQSQLIQTEKMSSLGQLVAGVAHEINNPVNFIHGNLNHATRYIHSLFEILKLYQQHYPEPPESISEMVEDEDLDFISEDLPKMLNSMKIGADRIRQIVMSLRNFSRVDQGDKKPFDLHEGIDNTLLILQNRIKPYGDYPGVEVVKQYGDLLPVECHAGQINQVFMNILSNAIDALEEYNQARPPAEVKENPSQIMISTELIGDRVLIKMSDNGPGIDAETIAKLFDPFFTTKPVGQGTGLGLSISYQIIVEKHQGRLWCESTIGSGAQFMIELPLNSDLVN; encoded by the coding sequence ATGTCTAACCAACCGATCGACTATTTCCAGGTTTTTGAATCCCTGCCTAGTGCCTGTACCCTTGTAGGGGCAAATGGCCAATTGGTCTGGCTGAATCAAGCTGCCCAATCCCTATGCCAACAGCTAAAATTTAGTGCCGAAGAAGAACAGAGCGATCGTCCTGCTAGCGATCGGCAAGCTGACCTGAACTGGCTGCAACAATGGCTAGAGCCTGAATTAGAAGAATTTAGAGCAAGCGGCGGGAGTAGTAATACGGCTGCCGGAGCAGTGGTGGTGGAGCTGGAAAAGCTGATGATCGTGGATTTGGATCAGCTAAATGAGCTTAATAATCCTAGTTCTGGCGATCTTAATGAGGCTGGTGAGCTTAAATCTACCGCCAATGAAGAGTCTAGCCACTCCAACACCGATGAACCAACGGTGCCAGATCCTGAGTCACCATTTCAGAATAGCCAGGAGCAACAATACCGCCATTTTGTAATTAAAATCAGCCCTGCCAAGCCTGCCAATAATGCTGAGAAATCGATCCAACCAATCGCTGCAATCATTACGATCGAAGAAATCAGCGATCGCCAGCAAAATCTAATAAACCTGCGCAAGCGAGAAGAACACTTTCGCACCATTGCTGAGAATGTTGCCGATCTGATCGCCGTGGTCGATCGCAGTGGTTATCGCATCTATAACAGCCCCTCCTACGGGAAAATCCTGGGCTATTCACCGGAAGAGATCAAGGGCACCTGGTCGTTTGGCCGCATTCATCCGGATGATCGGGAAATGGTGATTAATGCCGCCAAGGATGCCTTTGCCAGTGGTGAAGGGCAAACACTGGAATATCGAGCCCAGCATAAAAATGGCACCTGGCGTACCCTGTCTTCGACCAGCACCGTGATTACCAATGAGCAGGGTGAAGCTGAAAGCCTAGTGGTGGTTGCCCACGATATTACTGAGCGCAAACTCTCTGAATTAGCGCTGCGCGAGAGTGAAGAGCGATTTAGGCTGATTTCGGAAAATGCCGCTGATTTAATTGCGGTGATTGATGCTAAGGGCTATCGAATTTATAATAGCCCCTCCTACCAATCGGTTTTAGGGTATGCCCCCGATGAATTAAAAGGTACCTGGGCCTATTCCCACATTCACCCTGACGATCAGGCCAAGGTTGTAGAAGTAGCCCAAGCTACCCTCAGAACTAAGCAAGGTCAGCAACTGCAATATCGGATGCAGCATAAAAACGGCACCTGGCGAATTCTAGAATCATCGGGGAGTGTGATTCGCAATGACGAGAATGAGGTAACCGGGCTGGTGATTGTGGCCCATGATGTCACCGATCGCAAACAGGCTGAAGCAGCACTCCAGCTCAGTAGTATGCGTCTGAGACGGCAACAGCAAGCCCTGTTGGAGTTAACCAAGCAACGGGTCAGAAACAGCGGCGATCTGAATGTTAATTTAGGCACGATCACCAAAATTGCTGCCCAAACGCTGGAAGTGGAGCGGGTGAGTGTGTGGATGTATGGCGAGCAGGCCAGTAAAGCCTATTGTTTGAACTTATATCAACGCACTAGCGATCGCCATTCACGCCGAATTGAAGTGCATATTGCCGACTACCCTGATTGTTTTAAAACCACACTGGGGCTGGGTAAACTGGAAGCCGAAGCCCAGACAGAGCAAACTAAGGAGTATGTTACCTCAACGATCGTCGATTACTTTTTCCTCACCCCCACCAATGAAAGTGCTGGAGCCTACGTGCCGGGGGCAGGAGCTAGTGCTGTGCTGGATGTACCACTGCGCTTGGGTGGACAAACGGTAGGGGTATTGCTATACGAACATTTTGGGCCAACCAGAGAATGGGCACTGGAGGAGCAAAATTTTGCCCATTCGATCGCCGATGTGGTTTCCCTCAGCATTGAACAATGGGAACGCCAGCGCACAGAACGGGAATTGCGCAAGTCTAAGGCCAGATTTAAAGAGCTGGTGCAGCGCGAAGAATTACTCAATCGTCGCCTTGCCAGCCAAATCCGCGATTCCCTGGATCTCGATCAAACCCTCTCTGCCGCTGTAGTTGAAATTTGTGAACTGCTTCAGGTCGATCTGTGTAATTTCTTCTGGTATAAGCCAGATTCGGAACCACCAGAGTTTGAGCTAGTGCATATTGCCACCAGCCAGGAATTACCTGTGGGTGTGGACTATTTCCCCCTGTCTCAAGTCCCAGCCCTGGTGCAAAAAGTATTAGCACTGGATATGGTGCGTACCGACTCGATCGAGGAAGATGCCGAGCTTGATCCCAATAGCCGCGAATATTTACTGGCGCGGGGCTTCACCGCTCAACTTTTAATTCCGATCAAGACCAATCTGGGTAAGTTGGGCGTGGTGGTGATCGCCCATTGTAATGGGGTGCGTCCCTGGAGTGATGATGAACTGGAGTTGCTGGACACGGCTTCCGATCAATTGGCGATCGCCATTAACCAAGCCGAGCTATATGCCCAAACCCGCCGTGATGCCAGTAAAGCCTATGCCCAGGCGCTACAGCTAGAAACCACACTCCAGGATTTGCAGGAAACCCAATCGCAACTAATCCAAACCGAGAAAATGTCCAGCCTGGGGCAGCTAGTTGCGGGTGTAGCCCATGAAATTAATAATCCGGTGAATTTTATTCATGGCAATCTCAACCATGCCACCCGCTATATCCATAGCCTGTTTGAGATTCTCAAGCTCTATCAACAGCATTACCCCGAACCACCAGAATCAATTAGCGAGATGGTCGAAGACGAAGACCTAGACTTTATCTCCGAAGACCTGCCGAAAATGCTGAACTCGATGAAAATTGGTGCCGATCGGATTCGCCAGATTGTAATGTCGTTGCGGAATTTCTCACGGGTCGATCAGGGCGACAAAAAACCCTTTGATTTACATGAGGGCATTGATAACACTTTGTTGATTCTCCAGAATCGAATTAAACCCTATGGTGATTATCCTGGGGTCGAGGTAGTGAAGCAATATGGCGATCTGTTGCCAGTGGAGTGCCACGCGGGGCAGATAAATCAGGTGTTTATGAATATTCTTAGCAATGCGATCGATGCGCTGGAAGAATATAACCAGGCTCGCCCTCCAGCAGAAGTAAAGGAAAATCCTAGCCAGATTATGATTAGCACTGAATTAATTGGCGATCGGGTGTTGATTAAGATGAGCGACAACGGGCCAGGGATCGATGCGGAGACGATCGCTAAACTATTCGATCCATTTTTTACCACCAAACCAGTCGGGCAGGGCACAGGCTTAGGTCTGTCGATCAGCTATCAAATTATTGTGGAAAAACATCAGGGGCGATTGTGGTGTGAGTCAACGATCGGTTCAGGGGCACAGTTTATGATTGAATTGCCTTTAAATTCTGATTTGGTAAATTAA